Proteins co-encoded in one Nicotiana sylvestris chromosome 7, ASM39365v2, whole genome shotgun sequence genomic window:
- the LOC138873757 gene encoding uncharacterized protein yields the protein MTRPPPPYPQRLAKQISENQFKKFIEMMKSLSINVPLVEALEQMPGYAKFMKDLVTKKKSMNCETIKMTHQVSAIVHSMAPKLEDPDAFIIPCSIGSTDFAKASCDLGAIIKLMPYSVFKTLGIGQPRPTSMRLQMPDRIMKMPLCIIDDVLVRVDKLILQVNFVILDCEVDYEVPIIWGRPLLAMGKALVDVEARELIFWVGEQKGGLPCVQIDETTE from the coding sequence ATGAcaaggcctcctcctccataccctcaaaggcttgcaaagcaaattagtgaaaaccaattcaaaaagtttattgaaatgatgaagagtttgtcaATTAATGTGCCATTGGTTGAGGCATTAGAACAAATGCCGggatatgcaaaattcatgaaggatTTGGTAACCAAGAAAAAATCAATGAATTGCGAGACCAtcaagatgactcaccaagtgagtgctattgtgcactcaatggctccgaAGTTGGAAGATCCGGACGCTTTCATAATCCCTTGCAGTATTGGGAGCACCGATTTTGCCAAAGCATCATGTGATCTCGGGGCAATCATCAAATTGATGCCCTACtcggtgttcaaaactttgggaattgggcaaccaagacccacatccatgAGGCTGCAAATGCCGGATCGAATAATGAAGATGCCTCTgtgtattattgatgatgtattGGTTCGAGTTGACAAGTTAATCCTCCAAGTAAACTTTGTGATccttgattgtgaagtggactatgaggtgcctatCATTTGGGGTAGACCTCTCCTTGCTATGGGGAAGGCTCTTGTTGATGTGGAGGCCCGTGAGCTTATTTTTTGGGTGGGTGAACAAAAAGGTggtcttccatgtgtgcaaatcgaTGAGACAACCGAATAG